CACGATCCTCAGATTTCATAGAGAAGCCGTTTTCATTATGGCGAATTAGGAACAAGTAGAACCAGGAACTTGTTGAGGGATAAAACGAGTCTTACACTTTAACTATATTGTGAAATGCTGAACATTAGATTGGAGTTGAGAGATTTGGAAAAAGAAACGATTGATATGATCTGTCGCAGTGCGGTTTCTAAGCGCGATTTACAATCAGACAGAATGGCTCATTATGTCGTTCGTGCTATGTTAGCAGGAGTCTACATCGGTTTTGCTTTGGTACTAAGTTTTACGGTAGGTCAATTTTTCTATGAAGTACATTCGCCTATGACATATGTGATGACCGCTTTATTTTTTGGAATAGCCTTCATTCTCATTGTTTATGGTGGAGGTGAATTGTTTACATCGAATACGATGTATATGACAATTGGGACGATGAAAAAAGTGACGACGTGGAGAGAAACCATTCTCGTTTGGATGACGTGCTATGGAGGAAACTTTCTTGGTATTCTGCTTTTTACGACGCTTCTATACTTTAGTGGAGTATTTCAATCGATTGGTGAGGACCATCTGTTATTAACGATAGCTGAAAAGAAAATGACATTACCGACTTCCTATCTCTTCTTTAGGGCGATTTTTGCAAACTGGCTTGTTTGTCTTGCTGTATGGATTCCTATGCGTGTGAAGGAAGATATGGCCAAAATTATTCTTATGATGCTTCTTGTTTTCACATTTTTTATTTCAGGCTATGAGCACAGTATTGCGAATCTAGCTGTATTTCTCATTTCACTTACTTCTCCTCATTCTGAGGTTATTAATATGGGTGGATTTATTCATAATCTCATCCCTGTAACGATTGGGAATATCGTAGGTGGAGGATTTTTTGTAGGAATGCTCTTTTTCTTTCTAAACGAACCTATAAAAAGGAAAGAAATCCAAAGAAATCCAATAATCGTTTCGGCTACGAAAGTTTCTAATCAAAAATTGTAAAAATTCAGTTTTTCTTATTGGAACAAAGGCGTAAGAGTGATAGGTTAAAGTATAAGGGAGTGATGCTCCTCTCTTCTCTCATCCAAGAGAGGAAGTGGCCGAAGCTCGATGAGTCAACAGCTATTAAGCAAGTATACAAAGATTATGTATCAAGCAATGGTAGCCATTCAATTCATTAGGCAGCATCAGAAAAAGACATGTGACATAAGACAAATCTCCATATTAACCGGCTTTTCAGAAGAGGCCATATTGGAGGCGATGGAGTTTGGGGATTATGATCAGCAAAATCGGCACGAGGAAGCTCTTTAACAAACGATCAGGATGAGGAAGAGAATGAGCGTCCTCCTATTATGGGAATGAATGTTTTTTACATCACAGTATAAGATAAGGATAAAAAGAGTTGCAATCAGGATTTGATTGTAACTTTTTTACTGCCATAGAGGTGAGTTATATGACAGCTCAAGTTCTTTCTACGAATCGACTGATCTTAAGAAAAATGAGAGAGAAAGATGTTGATTACCTATTAGAGATTTTTTCTGATAAGGAAGCAATGAGGTACTATCCTGCATGTAAAAGTAGAGAAGACACGAAGAAATGGGTGGAATGGACGCTGCATCATTACAAAGTATATGGCTTTGGCATGTGGATCGTTGAAGAGAAAAGAAGTGGCTGTTTTCTTGGGCAATGTGGGCTTGTACTTCAAAAAATGGACGGTTGTGTTGAAGTAGAGATCGGCTATCTTTTTGCTAGAAGGTATTGGGGAAGTGGTTATGCAACGGAAGCCGCGTTGGCTTGTAAGAAATATGGTTTTGAAGAAATAGGTCTTTCGAAGCTAATTTCATTAATTGATCCTGAGAACAAAGCTTCTATTAAAGTGGCAAAACGAATTGGGATGTCCTATGAGAAAACGATTCGTAAATGGGATAAAAAGCTTGATTTGTTTTCCTGTATTCCGAAAGTGGAAGAAATGTGAGTTAGCTTTAACAAAGAAAACGCTCGATTATCAATAGAAATGAATAAGATTACTCATCTTTAAAGAGGAATTAGACGGAAAGATAAAGAATATTTACTATGACAACCTTACTATTTATTAGAAAAGTGGTGGCAATGACGATGATACTTACTGCAAAGAGCTTCCTACTCAATTTACTACTCGTTTTTGCACCGTTAAGTATTATTCAGATTCTTTATCTATTGAAGCAGACTTCCTTTTTGAAACGATCATCAGGTTGGTTACTCGCGATCTTCCCTCTTCTTTCCGTTATTCTCTGTATGATGTATCCCATTGTGATTAATGAAAATTTCATTTTAGATTTTAGAAGGATCCCGTTTATTCTTGGGGCTTTATACGGTGGGAAATGGGTATCGCTTATTTACTTGGTCGTCTTATTAAGCTATCGTTTTATGCTTGGAGGAAGTGGTTTCTACCCTACATTGCTTTCATTTTCACTCGTTGCCATTTTCACTTCTTTAGTATCAACACACTTTCTTAAACTGGACCTTAAATGGAAGTTAGCAGTTGCTGCTGGGTTAGATGCCTGTCTGGGGAGTGTATCTACAGTCCTATCACTCGTTTTCTTTGATTCGCAAATAAGCTTAGAAACATGGATTTTATTCAATTCTATTAGCTTAACGGGTGTCGTCCTAGCCACGCTCATTTATGAAGTATTTATTAACCAGTTTAAGTTGCTTCACTCAGTGATGGAGAGCCAGAAGCTAGAGGTGGCGAGTCACCTTGCTGCAAGCATCTCACACGAAGTGCGCAACCCCTTAACCGTTAGTCGCGGTTTTCTTCAATTGATCAACAGTGATTTAGAAGATAAGAAAACGAAGGGGTACATGGAGCTTGCTATTCATGAGCTTGATCGAGCAACAGAAATTATTAATGATTATTTAACCTTCGCCAAACCTTTTCCAGAAAAGGTTGAGAAAATAAATGTAAAAAGTGAACTTGAACAAAGCCTTAGCGTCATTCAGCCTCTTGCTACAATGTCGGATGTGACCATCAACTCAAACATTGATATATCCCCCACTTATATTCAATCAGAAAAGCGTAAATTTCAGCAGTGTCTGTTAAACATCTTAAAAAATGCCATTGAAGCGATGCCAGATGGAGGCGAATTAACTGTTGATGCTTTACATAAAGGTTTTGAATTAAAAGTTAGTATTTCAGACACCGGCATTGGTATGTCAGAAGAGCAGATAGTAAGAATGGGCGAGCCTTTTTTCACTACAAAAGAAAAAGGGACAGGGTTAGGTATGATGGTCTCACATAGCATTATGAAGGCCATGAATGGGGAGATCATTTATGAAAGCTCCCCTAATAAAGGGACAACCGTGATCCTTCTTTTTAAAATAGAAAATGAAGGGTCATAAGTGATGTGTATTCATTTTTTTGGTGGCAAATAGGAAGGTTTTGTTAATGAACAAGAAGGCGCTGGAATCGATGGAGCATAGTGGCTAAGATGGGCTAGGAAATAACAGCTTTCAGGAAAATGATGTTCAAGAAATCGTAATGTCGTATTGTTTAGAACTTCATCGATTTTAAAGAGAGACATCACTTCTTCGACAAGAGCGTTTAAATCTTGAATCGAATGTGCGACTTCATTTGCAAATCGTTGCTGAGCTCGAAAGCCAGATGGTGTAAATCGAAGAAAACCCCGCATGGCTCTGTTTTTTGAGATATACACACGAAATTGGTTTTGAATATTTTGGGCTTTCGTGATGAATTCGACTTCAATCGGATCGAGAATATCAATTAATAGCGAGGCGTGGCCAACTTGATCAGTTAACCATAAGTCCATTAAGTCGAGAAGAGAAAGAGGGGGCGGCACCTTTCCTTCGATGTAGAAAGTAAGCTGACGCAAATATTCTTCATTCTCATCTAGCGTTCCATTAAAGTAAGATGGACTTAGGTTGATGTTGATTTCGTTCCGAATTCTAAGGCGTTGTATCGTGCCTTCGAAATTGAAATAGGCCCTTGCCAGGTGATAAGCTTTACGTGAAAAGGAAATCATAGCGTCAGAGCTTGCGGGTTCATCACGCTTAAGAGGTGTGAGTTGCGCGCGAAGCTCGTCGAAGGCCATAGCAAACTGATTCGCTTCATTCACAAATTTATGTTCCGACGGTGATAAGTAATCACGTACAAAGATCGCGTGATCAGCAAGAATTTCAATCCAGAAATGATGTTCCTGCCATGGAGTAAGTGGTGTCTGAACCAAGTGAGGTGCCTCCTTTGGGCGCAGTCTTTTAGTTAAAAGTATGAAGCTTAGAGCAGGTTATACCAATGAAAGCTCTTTCTGATACATCCTTTAACGAATGATTTTGTTGTAATTGAAACTAATTTGCTTTGAATACGTAAAGAATAAAGAATAGTAAGAAACAAAATGAATGGAGAGTGCCTTATGAAGAAAATCTACAAATCAACGACGAATAAAAAATTAGCGGGTGTTTTAGGCGGATTAAGTGAGGTTATGAATATAGACGCAAATATATTAAGGATTGCATACATCGCACTAACGCTCTTAACATCTGGAATCTTTGTGCTCGTTTACTTTGGGGCTGCTCTTATGCTTCCTTCAGATCAGGAGGTTAAGTTTAAGGATTGAGAAGACGGTTGCATACGTTGGTATGTTATTGGAGGTTTAAATGAAGAAAAACGGTTTTTATTATATCGTGGGAATGATTAGTTCTTTCTTGATATTCTGTTCTGGACTCTTTTCCTTGTTTGGATGGATCGACTTATCCTCAAACTTCCTTTCTGCGATTTTTGCAGTGATGGGATTCCTAGGGGTTCTTACAAATAGCATGCAGCTGAAGATGGCTTTGAAAGAAAGTTATACAAATCACCACTAAGGTGAATTGGTTTTGTAACAACGATCATATTTCCTTCACTGAGTAAGATAAGAAAAAGGGCTTAGCGATTATGCTAAGCCCTTTTTTTAGTTGAAGATTGTATGCGAAATGAACATAATGAAGGGAATGAATGAAAACTAATGTTGGTTCATTTTAATCCATCACGTTACGTTGACGATTAGGAGGGAATGGAGGATGGATCATAAGTTTACAATTGGCCAGATGTCAAAACTCCATGATATTCCTGTGAAAACACTTAGGTATTACGATGAAATTGGGCTTTTCAAGCCATTTGAAGTCGATGATCAAACAGGTTATCGCTATTATTGTTTAGAACAATTTAAAAAATTGGACATGATTTGGTATTTGAAAAAGATGGGCATACCGTTAAAAGAAATAAAGAAAAAAGTAGAGCATAGCACCGTAGAGGAATTTATTGAAATTCTATCTGAATATGAACGAATTAATGATGAGAAAATCAATGAATTAGTAAAGATGCAGAAGCATTTGAAAACGAAGATATTGGATTTAAAGCAATCGAGAGATATTCTCTTCATTGGTGAACCGCAAATTCGTACACTCCCTCACCGCTATTTATTAGCCATTCAGGGTCAGTTCCATACGCTAGATGATATTGAAAGCGTGCTACGCGGTTTAAAAAAGGAGATTGATCACGTTACTCCGATCATGGTTGGGAAAGTAGGGTTTATTCTATCAGTCGAGCATATGAAAACACGAGAAACGATGGAGTATGACGGATTGTTTATTTTAATTGAAGATGATAGTGAAATTGATCATCAAAAGATTATGACACTTGAAGAGGGGGAGTATGCGAGTGTTTATATGAGAGAAGGGAGAGAGAAAGATAATGCTTATTATCAAACCCTATTGAGCTTCGTATCTGAACAGGGTTATGAGCCAGATGGACCTTTTTTCATTCGACAAATTGTTGATTCGTTTATCTCACATAAAGAGGATGAACGTTTGCGAGAGATTCAAATAAAAGTAAAAGCTGTAGGGGAGAAGAAGTCCTTCCCAAAATAGAAGACACCTTCTGTTTTTTTCTTTAGTCCACCTATCTTTAATATAAATGTTCGGAAAATATAGCTTGTATAACTAATGGTATTAGTTATATTTAAACTAATCATATTAGTTAACGGGGAGGATAAGAAATGAGAATAATAAAGGAACAAACCGTCTATCAGCTTTCGTTCATGGCCAATTGGTTTCCTGTTAATTGTTATTTTGTTGAAGAAGAGGAGAGTTTAACGTTAATCGATGCAGCCCTTTCTTTTAGTAAAAACGCTATCCTAAAGGCGGCCGCTCAAATTGGGAAGCCGATCAACCGAATCATTATTACACATGCACATACGGATCATATGGGAGCACTTGATGGGTTAAAGGCAAGTCTTCCTCATGCGGAAATTCTTCTTCCTCAAAGAGAGTTGAAATTGTTAAATGGTGATTCATCACTCGAGGCTGGCGAAGGAGATCTTCCAGTAAAGGGCGGCGTACCTAGAAACAGTAAGACGCAGCCAGATGTTCTTCTTAAAGAAGGAGATATGGTTGGCTCACTGATCGCGATTGAGGCTCCTGGACACACGCCTGGCATGATGGCTTTTATAGATAAACGAAATCAAATACTAATAGCCTCAGATGCGCTCCAAACAAAGGGCGGCGTAGCGGTAGCTGGTGATTTACGCTGGCGGTTTCCATTTCCTACTCTGGCTACGTGGGACAAGGAACGTGCGATTGCCACAGTGGAAAAGCTAGCTTCGTTTAACCCATCCGTTATTGGGGTGGGACATGGAGATTTTCTATATGAACCAGAAGCGCTGAAAAGAGCTATCCTTCAAGCAAAAAAGCGGGTGGAGGGATAAGTGAAAATCACAAAGGATATCGTGATTAAAGAAGCACTCGATATTGCAGAGCGAGAAAATGTTTCAAAGGTAACGATGGCAACCATTGCCCGTAATCTATCGATAAAACCCCCTTCTCTTTATAATCATTTCGATGGCTTAGATGACATCAAAAACGCCATGGCTGTTTCGGCGTTGAACCAGTTTTTCAATTGGTTGTCAGAGAAGACAGAAAACCAGACGGATGGGAGAGAAACAATTCTAGCCTTAACAGAGGCGTACATAACCTTTGCACTTCAGCACCCAGGTTTGTATGAAGCTACTTTAATGGCGGCGAATCCTCTTCAGTCTGATGTCCAAGAAGCCGGAGAAGCGATTGTCACCTTAACGATGAAGG
The sequence above is drawn from the Pseudalkalibacillus hwajinpoensis genome and encodes:
- a CDS encoding MerR family transcriptional regulator; the encoded protein is MDHKFTIGQMSKLHDIPVKTLRYYDEIGLFKPFEVDDQTGYRYYCLEQFKKLDMIWYLKKMGIPLKEIKKKVEHSTVEEFIEILSEYERINDEKINELVKMQKHLKTKILDLKQSRDILFIGEPQIRTLPHRYLLAIQGQFHTLDDIESVLRGLKKEIDHVTPIMVGKVGFILSVEHMKTRETMEYDGLFILIEDDSEIDHQKIMTLEEGEYASVYMREGREKDNAYYQTLLSFVSEQGYEPDGPFFIRQIVDSFISHKEDERLREIQIKVKAVGEKKSFPK
- a CDS encoding formate/nitrite transporter family protein produces the protein MEKETIDMICRSAVSKRDLQSDRMAHYVVRAMLAGVYIGFALVLSFTVGQFFYEVHSPMTYVMTALFFGIAFILIVYGGGELFTSNTMYMTIGTMKKVTTWRETILVWMTCYGGNFLGILLFTTLLYFSGVFQSIGEDHLLLTIAEKKMTLPTSYLFFRAIFANWLVCLAVWIPMRVKEDMAKIILMMLLVFTFFISGYEHSIANLAVFLISLTSPHSEVINMGGFIHNLIPVTIGNIVGGGFFVGMLFFFLNEPIKRKEIQRNPIIVSATKVSNQKL
- a CDS encoding TetR/AcrR family transcriptional regulator, with the protein product MKITKDIVIKEALDIAERENVSKVTMATIARNLSIKPPSLYNHFDGLDDIKNAMAVSALNQFFNWLSEKTENQTDGRETILALTEAYITFALQHPGLYEATLMAANPLQSDVQEAGEAIVTLTMKAFEPYHLSEVERIHIVRGLRSFLHGMVDLYHKGGFQLPISLEESYRMIVETYLSGVVNRRTLEGETILKRRRP
- a CDS encoding PspC domain-containing protein; this translates as MKKIYKSTTNKKLAGVLGGLSEVMNIDANILRIAYIALTLLTSGIFVLVYFGAALMLPSDQEVKFKD
- a CDS encoding ATP-binding protein translates to MILTAKSFLLNLLLVFAPLSIIQILYLLKQTSFLKRSSGWLLAIFPLLSVILCMMYPIVINENFILDFRRIPFILGALYGGKWVSLIYLVVLLSYRFMLGGSGFYPTLLSFSLVAIFTSLVSTHFLKLDLKWKLAVAAGLDACLGSVSTVLSLVFFDSQISLETWILFNSISLTGVVLATLIYEVFINQFKLLHSVMESQKLEVASHLAASISHEVRNPLTVSRGFLQLINSDLEDKKTKGYMELAIHELDRATEIINDYLTFAKPFPEKVEKINVKSELEQSLSVIQPLATMSDVTINSNIDISPTYIQSEKRKFQQCLLNILKNAIEAMPDGGELTVDALHKGFELKVSISDTGIGMSEEQIVRMGEPFFTTKEKGTGLGMMVSHSIMKAMNGEIIYESSPNKGTTVILLFKIENEGS
- a CDS encoding DUF2935 domain-containing protein; amino-acid sequence: MVQTPLTPWQEHHFWIEILADHAIFVRDYLSPSEHKFVNEANQFAMAFDELRAQLTPLKRDEPASSDAMISFSRKAYHLARAYFNFEGTIQRLRIRNEININLSPSYFNGTLDENEEYLRQLTFYIEGKVPPPLSLLDLMDLWLTDQVGHASLLIDILDPIEVEFITKAQNIQNQFRVYISKNRAMRGFLRFTPSGFRAQQRFANEVAHSIQDLNALVEEVMSLFKIDEVLNNTTLRFLEHHFPESCYFLAHLSHYAPSIPAPSCSLTKPSYLPPKK
- a CDS encoding MBL fold metallo-hydrolase — translated: MRIIKEQTVYQLSFMANWFPVNCYFVEEEESLTLIDAALSFSKNAILKAAAQIGKPINRIIITHAHTDHMGALDGLKASLPHAEILLPQRELKLLNGDSSLEAGEGDLPVKGGVPRNSKTQPDVLLKEGDMVGSLIAIEAPGHTPGMMAFIDKRNQILIASDALQTKGGVAVAGDLRWRFPFPTLATWDKERAIATVEKLASFNPSVIGVGHGDFLYEPEALKRAILQAKKRVEG
- a CDS encoding GNAT family N-acetyltransferase — its product is MTAQVLSTNRLILRKMREKDVDYLLEIFSDKEAMRYYPACKSREDTKKWVEWTLHHYKVYGFGMWIVEEKRSGCFLGQCGLVLQKMDGCVEVEIGYLFARRYWGSGYATEAALACKKYGFEEIGLSKLISLIDPENKASIKVAKRIGMSYEKTIRKWDKKLDLFSCIPKVEEM